A part of Clostridium novyi genomic DNA contains:
- a CDS encoding patatin-like phospholipase family protein: MKIDSVFEGGGVKGIGLVGAACCLEDKGCHIENFAGTSAGSMIASLLAVGYNSKELKDIVVNIDYNKFLDKTFLYDFKPTSLISKGVSLIKDKGIYSGDAIEEFMRNLFVKKGKTKFKDISENGKSHLKIIASDITKGDMLILPDDLKKYEIDPMEFDIARAVRMSISIPLYFKPVVLKYKDKTSLIVDGGILSNYPIWIFDVEEIPKWPTIGMKLISNSSSYNAKGNNKFIPFLLDVNRAMLNKNEEVYVRNKDWVRTIPIPTLGVNTTDFDISKEMSLKLFDSGYKSAEKFLSKWNFNEYKKRYRNGK; encoded by the coding sequence ATGAAAATTGATTCTGTATTTGAGGGTGGAGGAGTTAAGGGTATAGGACTTGTAGGGGCAGCTTGTTGTTTAGAAGATAAGGGATGTCATATTGAAAATTTTGCAGGAACATCGGCAGGATCTATGATTGCATCGTTATTAGCAGTAGGATATAACAGTAAAGAGTTAAAGGATATTGTAGTAAATATTGATTATAATAAATTTTTAGATAAGACATTTTTATATGATTTTAAGCCTACTTCTCTAATCAGTAAAGGTGTATCATTAATAAAAGATAAGGGAATATATTCAGGAGATGCTATAGAAGAATTTATGAGAAATTTGTTTGTTAAAAAAGGAAAAACTAAATTTAAGGATATAAGCGAAAATGGAAAAAGTCATCTAAAAATAATTGCATCAGATATTACTAAAGGAGACATGCTTATTTTACCAGATGATCTTAAAAAATATGAAATAGATCCTATGGAATTTGATATTGCAAGAGCTGTTAGAATGAGTATAAGTATACCATTGTATTTCAAACCAGTAGTATTAAAATACAAGGATAAAACTAGCCTTATAGTTGATGGTGGAATTTTAAGTAATTATCCTATATGGATATTTGATGTAGAGGAAATTCCTAAATGGCCAACTATAGGTATGAAATTAATTTCTAATAGCAGCAGTTATAATGCAAAGGGAAATAATAAGTTTATACCTTTTTTATTAGATGTTAATAGAGCTATGTTAAATAAAAATGAAGAAGTTTATGTAAGAAATAAAGATTGGGTAAGAACTATACCTATACCAACATTAGGAGTTAACACTACTGATTTTGATATAAGTAAGGAAATGAGTTTAAAACTATTTGATTCTGGATATAAAAGTGCAGAAAAGTTTTTAAGTAAATGGAATTTTAATGAATATAAAAAGAGATATAGAAATGGAAAGTGA
- a CDS encoding GntR family transcriptional regulator, whose amino-acid sequence MIQIDSRNSRPIYEQIIDSIKESILKGILRPGDKLPSVREMSSMITANPNTVSKAYMELERQGVTETLRGKGTYVSSNYKVKMGEESMDKLKEDIKKIIVEAHYLGIKKEDMMKIVCDLYEEVKKK is encoded by the coding sequence TTGATACAGATAGACAGTAGAAATAGTCGACCTATATATGAACAAATAATAGATTCAATAAAAGAAAGTATTTTAAAAGGAATTTTAAGACCAGGGGATAAGTTACCGTCAGTTAGAGAAATGTCATCAATGATTACAGCAAATCCTAATACTGTAAGTAAAGCTTATATGGAACTGGAACGGCAGGGTGTTACTGAAACGTTAAGAGGAAAGGGTACATATGTATCATCCAATTATAAGGTGAAGATGGGGGAAGAAAGTATGGATAAGTTAAAAGAAGATATAAAAAAGATTATAGTAGAGGCTCATTATTTGGGAATTAAAAAGGAAGATATGATGAAGATTGTATGTGATCTTTACGAAGAGGTGAAAAAGAAATGA
- a CDS encoding ABC transporter ATP-binding protein, protein MIEISNLSKTLGDKNILKDISFNVKKGSIFGLIGPNGAGKTTLIKHLVGIYNKDKGSIKIKGENVYENPTTKKIVGYVTDENNLINNFNLKTISKFYKLAYENFDINKFYELNKIFQLPEKKSIKKFSKGMKMRVSIMLNLSINPEVLILDEPTNGLDPIVKKKFFNILLEDVAERGTTVIISSHNLTELERICDSIAIINGGEIKYLNSVEDMKETIRKIQVVFEEEAPKDLSQWNDVMNVEKIGRVYNIVTNNYGKEFLDKLNSCGIMFQEEIDLSLEDMFIYSVGGDVNYEELF, encoded by the coding sequence ATGATAGAGATTAGTAATTTATCCAAAACATTAGGAGATAAAAATATTTTAAAAGATATAAGTTTTAATGTTAAAAAGGGGAGCATTTTTGGACTTATAGGACCTAATGGAGCAGGAAAAACTACTCTAATAAAACACTTAGTGGGAATTTACAATAAGGATAAAGGTTCTATAAAAATTAAGGGAGAAAATGTTTATGAGAACCCCACAACGAAAAAAATAGTTGGATATGTTACAGATGAAAATAATCTTATTAATAACTTTAATCTAAAAACTATATCTAAATTTTATAAACTAGCTTATGAAAATTTTGATATTAATAAATTTTATGAACTTAATAAAATTTTTCAGTTACCAGAAAAAAAATCTATAAAAAAATTCTCAAAGGGTATGAAGATGAGAGTTTCAATAATGCTTAATTTAAGTATTAATCCAGAAGTTTTGATTTTAGATGAACCAACAAATGGCCTTGATCCAATAGTAAAAAAGAAATTTTTTAATATTTTATTAGAAGATGTGGCGGAAAGAGGAACAACAGTTATTATATCTTCTCATAATTTAACGGAACTTGAAAGAATATGTGATAGTATAGCAATAATAAATGGTGGAGAAATTAAGTATTTAAATTCTGTAGAGGATATGAAAGAAACTATAAGAAAGATACAAGTAGTATTTGAAGAAGAAGCTCCAAAGGATTTAAGTCAGTGGAATGATGTAATGAATGTAGAAAAAATAGGACGAGTATATAATATAGTTACAAATAACTATGGAAAAGAATTTTTAGATAAACTAAATAGTTGTGGAATTATGTTTCAAGAAGAAATAGATTTAAGTCTTGAGGATATGTTTATATATTCTGTTGGAGGTGATGTGAATTATGAGGAATTATTTTAA
- a CDS encoding ABC-2 transporter permease — translation MRNYFNKALIYKEWRNIRALALLFLLEVIGTIILPFIDKIREIRFNTTINENIYIIRSYFYHHEDLQLPLIATAILIGTIIVGAELMGRKYDDLNSMPFKREEIILSKWIVSVLVIVVPLVIGFALVHLLYYMNEDIIGKAVTNKMILSFSTINILVPVFVLTFIMLIQTLSGKHLIGGVVGGIFLVFPVGFGALFFMATDVFRKNPNFINFVHQYFSGISNKLYDFARIITPALYGFNLRFEKPKKYYEYNFDIFFSLKLRIIFLIVFTILAFILMVYAFKKVPMERCGYIVIFKPLEIIFKIGVSVCFGLLGASIVSPMIDSHYNLWRLENLNYENFIHDVNKACTLTVLIGLLCGCIVYVITNKIIEANKR, via the coding sequence ATGAGGAATTATTTTAATAAGGCACTCATTTATAAAGAATGGAGAAATATTAGAGCATTGGCATTATTATTTTTATTAGAAGTTATAGGGACAATAATATTGCCTTTTATAGATAAAATAAGAGAAATCAGATTTAATACGACAATAAATGAAAATATCTATATTATAAGATCATATTTTTATCATCATGAGGATCTTCAATTACCTTTAATAGCTACTGCAATACTTATTGGAACTATTATTGTTGGAGCAGAACTAATGGGCAGAAAATATGATGATTTAAATTCTATGCCATTTAAGAGAGAAGAGATTATATTGTCTAAGTGGATAGTATCAGTTTTAGTTATAGTTGTTCCATTAGTTATAGGTTTTGCTTTAGTTCACTTGTTATATTATATGAATGAAGATATTATCGGAAAAGCTGTTACTAATAAAATGATTTTAAGCTTTAGCACTATAAATATATTAGTTCCTGTATTCGTTCTTACATTTATAATGCTTATACAGACTTTAAGTGGAAAGCATTTAATTGGTGGTGTAGTTGGAGGTATATTTTTAGTATTTCCTGTAGGTTTTGGTGCACTGTTTTTCATGGCTACGGATGTTTTTCGAAAGAATCCTAATTTTATAAATTTTGTTCATCAGTATTTTAGTGGAATATCTAATAAGTTATATGATTTTGCAAGAATTATAACTCCAGCATTATATGGTTTTAATTTAAGATTCGAAAAACCAAAGAAATATTATGAGTATAACTTTGATATCTTTTTTTCACTAAAATTAAGAATAATATTTTTAATAGTATTTACTATATTAGCATTTATTTTAATGGTATATGCATTTAAAAAAGTTCCTATGGAGAGGTGCGGATATATTGTAATTTTTAAGCCTTTAGAAATTATATTTAAAATCGGAGTATCAGTATGTTTTGGATTGTTAGGAGCATCAATAGTATCTCCTATGATAGATTCCCATTATAACTTATGGAGATTAGAAAATTTAAATTATGAAAATTTTATACATGATGTTAATAAAGCGTGTACGCTTACAGTACTTATAGGATTATTATGCGGATGTATTGTTTATGTAATAACAAATAAAATTATTGAGGCAAATAAAAGATAA
- a CDS encoding ABC transporter ATP-binding protein produces the protein MNILEVKDVKKRLGKRDIIKGISFEVKEGEIFGFLGPNGAGKTTTIRMLVGLIAPNSGNIIINGHDISKEREEALRATGAVVENPELYTYLSGRENLMQIARVRKIHKKYVEKIIDLVGLKERIDDKVKKYSLGMKQRLGLAASLITKPKLLILDEPTNGLDPTGIIEFRKIVKKVAKETNAAVFISSHILSEIQVMCDKVAFINNGIIQSVENIHGDVINNEFENIVLCVRDNEKCKKVLESLEFINNLIIKDKVFKVHIKRGFIPKLVFELVKEGIEIEEVYKSHAELEDRYIELVEGGVK, from the coding sequence ATGAATATTCTTGAAGTAAAAGATGTAAAAAAGCGTCTTGGGAAAAGAGATATTATAAAGGGTATAAGTTTTGAAGTTAAAGAAGGGGAAATTTTTGGATTTTTAGGACCAAATGGTGCTGGTAAAACAACTACTATAAGGATGCTTGTTGGACTTATTGCTCCTAATTCAGGAAATATAATTATAAATGGACATGATATATCAAAGGAAAGGGAAGAAGCTCTACGAGCAACAGGAGCTGTTGTTGAAAATCCTGAACTTTACACATATTTATCAGGAAGAGAAAATTTAATGCAAATTGCAAGAGTAAGAAAAATTCATAAAAAATATGTAGAAAAAATTATTGACCTTGTAGGCTTAAAAGAGAGAATAGATGATAAAGTTAAAAAATATTCCCTTGGAATGAAGCAAAGGCTGGGGCTTGCAGCATCATTAATTACAAAGCCAAAGCTTTTAATATTAGATGAACCTACAAATGGACTTGATCCAACAGGAATTATTGAATTTAGAAAAATAGTGAAAAAAGTTGCAAAAGAAACTAATGCAGCAGTATTTATATCTTCTCATATACTAAGTGAGATTCAAGTAATGTGTGATAAGGTTGCATTTATAAACAACGGAATAATTCAATCTGTTGAAAATATACATGGGGATGTTATAAATAATGAGTTTGAAAATATAGTTCTATGCGTTAGAGATAATGAGAAGTGTAAAAAGGTATTAGAGAGTCTCGAATTTATAAACAATTTAATAATTAAAGATAAAGTATTTAAAGTTCATATAAAACGAGGATTTATTCCAAAGCTTGTTTTTGAACTTGTAAAAGAAGGCATTGAAATAGAAGAAGTATATAAGAGTCATGCAGAACTTGAAGATAGGTATATAGAACTTGTAGAAGGGGGAGTAAAATAG
- a CDS encoding ABC transporter permease subunit, whose amino-acid sequence MLFTLIKNEIIKLMNRKKTLVVIIAFILLVGFIGFVTYKEATNMQKAQKPENRIKVQQENIKYTEQDKKNASNELKNCKNEVRKKELINELKDYDNEIKEYNNRIQEIKEEVKKGKPNWRVTLQNRIKESESMLKDTSRNESEKNYINKDLQKYKYLLQNNIEPQEENYDIRATDFIQGLFKLLGMIFLLFGIIIFASDMVSGEYTPPTMKFLLTEPVSRGKILFAKFISVLISSIVLIVGIEIIAFVVFGLIFKFGDMSYPVQVGTKYVKDLLLSQQNGRTVFKIVAGSTYIIPMWKYIVNMFLFQTAFIVAAVSFTFLLSTIMKSSMISMALSIVLAIVFNIFTLMGFLRRYAHYLFSTFGDPSDILTGEIINRYSNMNMTPGIVIGVLVTWTIICYIISHIVFTKKDILI is encoded by the coding sequence ATGTTATTTACACTTATTAAAAATGAAATTATAAAGCTTATGAATAGGAAAAAGACATTAGTTGTTATAATTGCTTTTATTTTATTAGTTGGATTTATAGGTTTTGTAACATATAAAGAAGCAACTAATATGCAAAAAGCACAAAAACCTGAAAATAGAATAAAGGTTCAACAAGAAAATATTAAGTATACTGAACAAGATAAGAAAAATGCTAGTAATGAACTTAAAAATTGTAAGAATGAAGTAAGAAAAAAAGAATTAATTAATGAATTAAAAGATTATGATAATGAAATAAAAGAATATAACAATAGGATACAAGAAATAAAAGAAGAAGTTAAAAAAGGAAAACCAAATTGGAGAGTTACACTACAAAATAGAATAAAAGAATCAGAATCAATGTTAAAAGATACTAGTAGAAATGAAAGTGAAAAAAATTATATAAATAAGGATTTACAAAAATATAAATATTTATTACAAAACAATATAGAACCCCAAGAAGAAAACTATGATATAAGAGCTACAGATTTTATACAAGGATTATTTAAGCTATTAGGAATGATTTTCTTACTATTTGGTATCATAATATTTGCATCAGATATGGTTTCAGGGGAATATACTCCTCCTACAATGAAATTCTTATTAACAGAGCCGGTATCAAGAGGAAAGATATTGTTTGCCAAATTTATATCTGTATTAATTTCATCAATTGTACTTATTGTTGGAATAGAGATTATAGCATTTGTAGTATTTGGACTTATATTTAAGTTTGGAGATATGAGTTATCCAGTACAAGTAGGAACAAAATATGTTAAGGATTTATTACTAAGTCAACAAAATGGTAGAACTGTATTTAAAATTGTAGCAGGGAGCACTTATATAATTCCTATGTGGAAGTATATTGTAAATATGTTCTTATTTCAAACAGCATTTATTGTAGCAGCGGTATCATTTACTTTCCTATTATCAACAATTATGAAAAGTAGTATGATTTCTATGGCTTTAAGTATTGTATTAGCAATAGTATTTAACATATTTACACTTATGGGATTTTTAAGGAGGTATGCCCATTATTTATTTAGTACTTTTGGGGATCCAAGTGATATATTAACAGGAGAAATAATAAATAGGTATAGTAATATGAACATGACTCCAGGAATAGTTATAGGTGTATTAGTTACATGGACAATTATTTGTTATATTATTTCACATATTGTATTTACTAAAAAGGATATATTAATATAA
- a CDS encoding homocysteine S-methyltransferase family protein — MIDINKILLKKHIFFDGAMGTMLQNRGISLGEIPPEIYNILNPKVIKDIHKKYIDAGVDIITTNTFGANELKLKDSGYSVEEVIEAGVKLAKEVSNGNIVALDIGPTGEMLEPIGSLKFNRAYEIFKRQVIAGVNAGCDIILIETISDLYEAKAAILAAKENSELPVFCTMTFGEDGRTFTGTDPLTMVSVLESLSVDALGVNCSLGPKEILGVVEEIIKYSSIPIIVQPNAGLPRVENNKTIFDITPKEFAFYEKVMANKGVSILGGCCGTTDEYIKEVVKNLKYNVPLKIIKKNITMVSSSSKTIILGEGIKVVGERINPTGKKEFKEALKNNDINYILKEAISQKKSGAHILDINLGLPEINEKDIMIRTIKELQGTINVPIQIDSSDTKVIEAAVRICNGKPIINSVNGKEESMKSIFPIVKKYGTCVIALTLDENGIPNTIEDRVKIAEKIINTAKTYGIDKKDIIVDCLALTASAQQKEVMGTLDALEIIKKQFKVKTLLGISNISFGLPKRELINRTFLTMALTKGLDVPILNPKDREAMETIKSFEVLANIDKNCENYIKEIDDFKKEKIDTREKMDLKHLVISGLTEDVLKMTKTLLDKKNGIEIMDEYLIPALDEIGKEYEEGTIFLPQLIKCGETVKEAFNIIKKHMDKKNNDTVIRGKIVLATVKDDIHDIGKNIVKLLLENYGFEVIDLGKNVSVERILEVVKKHNIKLVGLSALMTTTVKSMEETILKLKETIPLCKVFVGGAVLNKEYAKQIGADYYAKDARESVFIANEVFK, encoded by the coding sequence ATGATTGATATTAATAAAATTCTTTTAAAAAAGCATATATTCTTTGATGGAGCTATGGGAACCATGCTTCAAAATAGAGGGATTTCACTAGGTGAAATCCCTCCTGAAATATACAATATTTTAAATCCTAAGGTCATTAAGGATATACATAAAAAATATATAGATGCTGGAGTAGATATAATAACTACAAATACTTTTGGAGCAAATGAATTAAAGTTAAAGGATAGTGGGTATTCTGTTGAGGAGGTTATAGAAGCAGGAGTTAAACTTGCAAAAGAAGTCAGTAATGGTAATATAGTTGCTTTGGATATTGGGCCTACAGGTGAGATGTTAGAACCAATAGGAAGTTTAAAGTTTAATCGTGCTTATGAAATTTTTAAAAGACAGGTTATTGCTGGGGTTAATGCAGGTTGCGATATTATATTAATAGAAACTATATCAGACTTATATGAAGCTAAGGCTGCAATACTTGCTGCAAAGGAAAATTCAGAACTGCCAGTATTTTGTACTATGACTTTTGGAGAAGATGGTAGAACATTTACAGGTACAGATCCCTTAACAATGGTTTCTGTTTTAGAGAGTTTATCTGTAGATGCATTAGGAGTAAATTGTTCACTTGGACCCAAAGAAATATTAGGTGTAGTAGAAGAAATAATAAAGTATTCATCTATTCCAATAATAGTTCAACCTAATGCTGGTTTACCTAGAGTTGAAAATAATAAAACAATATTTGATATAACTCCAAAGGAGTTTGCTTTTTATGAGAAAGTAATGGCAAATAAAGGAGTTTCTATTCTGGGTGGTTGTTGTGGAACTACTGATGAATATATAAAAGAGGTAGTTAAAAATTTAAAATACAATGTTCCTTTAAAAATTATTAAAAAAAATATAACTATGGTTTCATCTTCTTCCAAAACTATAATTTTAGGAGAGGGGATTAAAGTTGTAGGAGAGAGGATAAATCCAACTGGAAAAAAAGAGTTTAAAGAAGCTCTTAAAAATAATGATATTAATTACATATTAAAAGAGGCCATAAGTCAAAAAAAGTCAGGAGCACATATATTAGATATAAACTTAGGACTTCCTGAAATAAATGAAAAAGATATTATGATAAGAACTATTAAAGAATTACAAGGTACAATTAATGTACCAATTCAAATAGATAGTTCTGATACTAAGGTTATTGAAGCTGCTGTGAGAATTTGTAATGGAAAACCTATTATAAATTCTGTTAATGGAAAAGAAGAAAGTATGAAAAGTATTTTTCCAATTGTAAAAAAGTATGGAACATGTGTAATTGCCCTTACTCTTGATGAAAATGGAATTCCAAACACTATTGAAGATAGGGTTAAAATTGCTGAAAAAATTATAAATACTGCAAAAACATATGGCATAGATAAAAAAGATATAATAGTTGATTGTTTAGCGTTAACAGCATCAGCACAGCAAAAAGAAGTTATGGGAACTTTAGATGCACTTGAAATTATAAAAAAACAATTTAAAGTTAAAACGTTACTTGGAATTAGTAATATATCTTTTGGACTTCCTAAAAGAGAATTAATAAACAGAACTTTTTTAACAATGGCATTAACTAAGGGACTTGATGTACCAATATTAAATCCAAAGGATAGAGAAGCTATGGAAACTATAAAAAGTTTCGAAGTTCTAGCAAATATAGATAAAAATTGTGAAAATTATATAAAAGAAATTGATGATTTTAAAAAGGAAAAAATAGATACTAGAGAAAAAATGGATTTAAAGCACTTAGTTATAAGTGGATTAACAGAAGATGTATTAAAAATGACTAAAACACTTTTGGATAAAAAAAATGGTATAGAAATTATGGATGAATATTTAATACCTGCCTTAGATGAAATCGGTAAAGAATATGAAGAAGGAACTATATTTCTTCCACAACTTATTAAATGTGGAGAAACAGTAAAAGAAGCTTTTAATATTATAAAAAAACATATGGATAAAAAAAATAATGATACAGTAATTAGAGGAAAAATAGTTTTAGCTACAGTAAAAGATGATATACATGACATAGGAAAAAACATAGTAAAGTTATTACTTGAAAACTATGGATTTGAAGTTATAGATTTAGGAAAGAATGTTTCAGTAGAAAGAATTTTAGAAGTAGTGAAAAAACATAACATAAAATTAGTTGGACTAAGTGCATTAATGACAACGACAGTAAAAAGTATGGAAGAAACCATTTTAAAGCTTAAAGAAACTATTCCATTATGCAAAGTTTTTGTAGGTGGAGCTGTATTGAATAAAGAATATGCTAAGCAAATAGGAGCAGATTATTATGCAAAAGATGCAAGAGAGTCTGTTTTTATAGCTAATGAAGTATTTAAATAA
- a CDS encoding NUDIX hydrolase translates to MKDELVYDGWLKVYNREIEENKYDILKNYDAVSAIVLNEFDEILLVKQFRPAIMQETLEVPAGCVDIDGEKKETCLIRELKEETNLNIEESQINKVIEYKPIMGFSNSTMTIFEVRIKKDLIKTNKICNDDVTEIIWMNLNEFEDNIHNGTIFDGKTVMSYFYLKSSLKNFK, encoded by the coding sequence ATGAAAGATGAGTTAGTTTATGATGGATGGTTAAAAGTATATAATAGAGAAATAGAAGAAAATAAATATGATATATTAAAAAATTATGATGCTGTATCAGCTATAGTCTTAAATGAATTTGATGAAATTTTATTAGTGAAACAATTTAGACCTGCAATTATGCAAGAAACATTAGAGGTACCAGCAGGATGCGTAGATATTGATGGAGAAAAAAAAGAAACTTGTTTAATTAGAGAATTAAAAGAAGAAACAAATTTAAATATAGAAGAATCACAAATAAATAAGGTTATAGAATATAAGCCTATAATGGGATTTAGTAATAGCACTATGACTATATTTGAAGTTAGAATAAAGAAGGATTTAATAAAAACTAATAAAATATGTAATGATGATGTTACAGAGATTATATGGATGAATCTTAATGAATTTGAAGATAATATTCATAATGGTACAATTTTTGATGGAAAAACTGTTATGTCATATTTTTATTTAAAATCTAGTTTAAAAAACTTTAAATAA
- the ndk gene encoding nucleoside-diphosphate kinase has product MEKSLVLIKPDAVERNLIGEIICFYEKENLKITALKMLTASKEIAEKHYAEHKGKPYYDELITFITRSPLCAMVVEGEDAIASVRKINGNTDPSKADKNTIRGSFGISKTENSVHSSDSPDNAKKEIALWF; this is encoded by the coding sequence GTGGAAAAAAGTCTTGTTTTAATAAAACCTGATGCTGTTGAAAGAAATTTAATAGGGGAAATAATTTGTTTTTATGAAAAAGAAAATCTCAAGATAACCGCATTAAAAATGTTAACCGCTTCTAAAGAAATTGCTGAGAAACACTATGCAGAACATAAAGGGAAACCTTATTACGATGAACTTATAACTTTTATAACTCGTAGTCCTTTATGTGCAATGGTTGTTGAGGGTGAAGATGCTATTGCTAGTGTTAGAAAAATAAATGGTAATACTGATCCTTCAAAAGCCGATAAAAACACTATCAGAGGTTCTTTTGGTATTTCAAAGACTGAAAATTCTGTTCATTCTTCCGATAGTCCAGATAATGCCAAAAAAGAAATAGCTCTTTGGTTTTAA
- a CDS encoding L-lactate dehydrogenase, which produces MNPKKTKISIIGAGFVGSTTAYALMMSSLVSELVIVDINKDRATGEAMDLAHGASFVSPVNIYAGDYSDTKNSDIVIITAGAAQKPGETRLDLINKNFNIFKSIIPEITKYSPNSILLVVSNPVDILTYITYKLSGFPKERVIGSGTVLDTSRFRYLLSEHFDIDARNIHTYIMGEHGDSEIATWSITTVAGMDIQDYCNNFCHQCAGLEKYDIENSVKNAAYEVIEKKGATYYAIGLAVKRIVDAILRDENSILTVSSLLEGQYGLNDIYLGIPSIVGSTGVKKALEVSLNETESTKLINSANTLKQYIDKLSF; this is translated from the coding sequence ATGAATCCAAAAAAAACTAAAATATCGATAATTGGCGCTGGATTTGTTGGATCAACTACAGCTTATGCACTAATGATGTCATCACTAGTGTCTGAACTAGTAATAGTAGATATAAATAAGGATAGAGCTACTGGAGAAGCTATGGACCTAGCTCACGGTGCTTCTTTTGTAAGTCCTGTAAATATATATGCCGGTGATTATAGCGATACAAAAAATTCAGATATTGTAATAATTACTGCTGGTGCAGCTCAAAAACCAGGTGAAACTAGACTTGATTTAATTAATAAAAATTTTAATATTTTTAAATCAATAATTCCTGAAATAACAAAATATAGCCCTAATTCAATACTTTTAGTTGTTTCAAATCCTGTAGATATATTAACTTATATAACTTACAAATTATCAGGATTCCCAAAAGAAAGAGTAATCGGATCTGGTACAGTACTTGATACTTCAAGATTTAGATACTTATTAAGTGAGCACTTCGATATAGATGCTAGAAATATTCACACATACATTATGGGTGAACATGGTGACTCTGAAATTGCTACTTGGAGTATAACAACTGTTGCTGGTATGGATATACAAGACTATTGTAATAATTTCTGTCATCAATGCGCTGGTTTAGAAAAATATGATATTGAAAATAGCGTAAAAAATGCAGCCTATGAAGTTATAGAAAAAAAAGGTGCAACTTATTATGCAATAGGTCTTGCAGTTAAACGTATCGTTGATGCAATTTTAAGAGATGAAAACTCTATATTAACCGTTTCAAGTCTTCTTGAAGGACAATATGGTCTTAATGACATTTATCTTGGAATTCCTTCAATAGTAGGTTCTACTGGTGTTAAAAAAGCACTAGAAGTATCTCTAAATGAAACAGAATCCACTAAACTAATCAATTCTGCTAACACATTAAAACAATATATAGATAAATTATCATTTTAA